The genomic DNA ACTCAAAGCTTTGAAGCACGAACTTCTCTTCTTATATTAGGAAACTATTTATTGATTGGagtatttctttcatttttagcCTTACTTCAGTATATGAAAGTTGAGATGTGCATCAGGGGCATCACTACCGCCAATACCACTTTCCCACAACAATATTACATATAAAATCTGACATAAGGCGTTGTTTCCCCTTAAGAAATGAAACTTTCTCATCAGCCAAAAAGTCGTCTTATGAGTTGAGATTCTCCAGTAATAAGCATCCACGTGGAGAAAAAATATGATGCATTGCAAAATATTGTGCATACCTGTATACTGGATCAAGAACAACACCAGTGGCTGCAGCAACTTCCTTGACAAACTTAAGCTCCTCAGAGGTGTTAATTGCATAGCCCAGCCCTTTGGCCTGTAGGAAGATAAGAATCTCATTCCTTATTTTTATAATCAATCAACCAGCATTCTCATGCTGAATATTATTGTAAGCAAAttcttgtttttctgttttttgtcttttgttttctcttctcaaaacaaaaacactcctaaaaacacaaacaaatttcacatttatatcacattataacacttcaaaaaaaaaaaaaaaaaatctccaaaacaCAATTAACAAGCAGAAAAGTgtttaaaaagagaaatacttTCAAACACATTACTAAACAAGCCCTATAGTTTCTAGGATACAACTCCCACTCCCAAGTTGGgacaaaaagggggaaaatTTTGAGAATGAATGAACGATAAAACTTGACATGCCAATCAAAAATGATAGAGGATAAGGTTGTGGCTTCAATACCTATTTGGTCCTTCTGTAACTTGccaataaaagacaaaacataccACTTCATCATTAATTTTCCAGATAGCTAGAAATCAAAGATTTCCATGAGGGcacaatacaaagaaaaaaatagttgaaaaaggaaaaaataaaataattaacaaaacaaagaaaaaggagaagttCAAGAATACCCGACACTATCCTTGAAGTGTATATGCATAGGTGTGTGCCCCACATACCCACACGACATTGCAACCCACCCACCCTTATTACATTAAACAAGATGAAAAATTTTAGTTTCCTTAGTATTTATGTAAACTAGATCCAGCAGGCAAACTGAAATGAGTGCAGCCCTATAATACATGTCAACAAaaaagatctctctctctctctctctctctctctctctcactgaaATGAGTGCAGCCCTAGaataaatatctataaaaaagatctctctctctctctcacagacaCATACATGCTATGTTGAATGTAGGTAAAATTTGCAGACAGCGCTTCTGGTAAGTGAACTTCTTGAATAGAACAGGCAAACTACAGCAAGCTCACTCGGTCATGTTACAAGTAATATATGCCACCAAGAAATATCTCCAACTCATGCAAACACTATAAATTCAACAAAGTGAATATATGTAGTCacattttaatttatgcatttcTAGAATGCAGACAGCAAATGACAGCAAGCTCAGCAATGAAACAGCATAATATTCTCATAAAAACCTATGTAAATATACTTAAACACTCACATTTTGAATGTTAACAATATCACGTGAGTTAACACCTGCTTCAAGTCCATTGAGTAGGCCTTGAACAAAGTCGTAAAAGTAATCAGGGTCATCACAAACAGAGAATGCGTGAACCTACAAATAAGTGAAACATAGAAATGAAATGAATTGGCATGTTTAAGAACAGCAAATGAGAAACTATATTAAGAAGGACAAACCTTTGCCTTCAATGTACTCAGCCATGATCCCAACGACAGACCAGCAACTGTACCCCCACTGAAAATCAACGAAAGTCATGTATTAATGAGGTATTAGTACAATCATCAACTCTCCTATTTTCTGCATGACAGTATTCTTTTAAATTCCCTAAATAAACTATATGAAAGATGAATAGTCATTTCTTTGATGGTAAAAAGCCCTACAAAAAGTTTGGTAGAACTCCACCAATATCTCTTTTAAAGACTGCAAGTATAAGTTGCTATTATAAAAGACAGTTCATAGAATTAACCTAAATTCAAATCCAGCTCAGTGAAGTCATTGTTGCTGCAAATGAGTCACTATCTAGACAAAGGAAATTCATTGAGGTGTGGcatcaaacataaaaataaggtGATGTCTTGTCAACTTGGTAGTGATGCAATATGAATGGTTTCAATTTTGAGCATCAGAATTGGGAGAAACGCCAAGGATTTTATttctcactatatatatatgcatgaaaaaACTAAAGAGGAAATAATTGAAACAAATCCAAAGGTATACAGAGAGCTTTCCTAGTGTCTATGTACTATGAACCCCAAAATTATACTCTTTTGTTACTCTTTAAAATTCATAAAGTCAGATATCTTGTGCTTTGCTGAATTTTCAAAGCCTGTTTGAGTTGACTCTATAGAAAGCCTTTGAAAGCTTATACAAATAGTCTGGATTAGCAGTCTTCTAACCAAGAGGTTGGCCTCAACCTCTTCTTTGACAATCAGTCCTGAGTGAGTTAATTTGCTTCAGTGTTTTCTGACTTCAAGAACACCTCTCTGGATTCAGGGATGTTTACTAGGAGTAGTTCTGGCATGAAATTTTTAGTTGAGCATGATTGTTTAACCAAACCAATGGCTTCAAAAGGGATCATATAAGAAGGCACATCTGGAGGAAGGAttaccctcaaaccctaattttaGCGCACACAACTCCTAAAAGATGATTCCAAGAAAAGTTCTGCAACCTTtactttttcttccttttgtttttatataagtaattcaatctcctTGAAAGTGCAAAATGGTACAATCCTAGTACacataaagtatacaagagaaaccccgatttgggagaaagagaaaagtccaagaaatcagaaaaaaaacctagaaaaatGCAGACTATTATACTCCATGTATAAAGCGATTTgaacataatattttttagcTCTACAACTAAACTCTCACGATCTTCAAAGCACCTTGCATTCTGctttccaaatacaccacattaaacacaaaggTGTCatcctccaaacttccaaaatgttGTGACTTCCCAACTGGCCTCTCCAACTAGCCAACAACTATCTTacccttctaggcataacccaatcaaCACCAAAAAGACGGAAAAGCGAACTCCATAAATCTGTTGCCACTTCGCAGTGAAGAAGAAGTGGATTAATGGACTCCCAATtattcttgcacatacaacactaaTCTATCACTATGACGTTCCACTTCCTGAGGTTATCTGAAGTCAAGATTTTCCCTAATTCTGCCGTTCACACAAAGAATGCCTAATCCATGTATCTCTTCCAAACATAATCTAATCCCTTTTCCCATCCACAATTATCAAATTAGCTTTCTAAACCAAAAAACCGAAACTTCAATGCCTTCAACCCACCAATTCTGATTGTAGGCAACCCCTAATCTTGGAACTAAAGGGCTATGCTACATCAGTACTACATCAGATAAAGATAGAAGCTTgaagggacaaaaacaaaaaaccatcaCTGATAGTAGCAAAAACTAACAGATGGAGTAGAGTGGAACCTGCCACATGCTACAACTAtatcatcaaattttattttgctagtCCCACTCTGAAGCTGTTGCTCAATCTCCCGGATCGCTTCAATATAGCCCCTGAACAGAATAATATCACATGTAAGAGTCAGATAGCAATTATAAAACATTGAATAAGAAATCGAGGAAACttcggggaaaaaaaaataacagaacTCATCTAGAGAGAAAGTGATTAGAAGTTTGAGTTTGAAGAGATTTTCCATAAGTGcacaccaaaaagaaagaaagagagtagAGAAACCAATTAAGAAAAATGGGCAAGTAGTAACCCAGATCCATTTTCAACTCattatgtaatttattaaaagagatGCAAAAGGGTGAACACAAATACACAAAAGGAATTGGGGGTAAAGCACCTAAGGGCAAGCCAAAGGTAACTAAAACCGACTTTCATTTTAGGAACCTAAAACAGAAGAGTGGAGCACCATGGTAAAACCATCATGGTGGAAACTTTTCCATAGACTCACCCCATGACACTCGACATCTCTGTCATCCCTTGAGCCACTCATGGTCATGAGATTTACAGCATAACAGAAAATCCTTTAAAGTCAGGTTATATGCTTTGCcaagcctttttttttcaaacatcaGAAAGGTTCCAATGGTTTTTTACCAGCGAATAGTTTATTCATATGGAATAAAACATAAGATTTCACGATAACAAGCAGCTTAAAGGAAGGCCAActataattttcaatttacgAAATTATTTCTCCCAAACAATAGAAtgcaaatggaaaaataaaataacccaGACATCAACAACACAATCTCACCAGGTCCCTAGGGAGTTTGATCCGCCGACAGGAATAACATATGGCCGTCTCCCTTCATTTAGCAACTTTTCTTTTAAGTGATTAGTAAGAGACTGCGAAATTcagaagaacaaagaaaatcaCTAAAAAGTATTTCCAACGGAAAACTTCAGTTAATCAATATGAAAAAATAGATATTGTATGCAACATAAAACAGTCTGTCACATATAACTTAGACGAGTCAATAATCGTTCAGTCAACAATGTGTTATCTCAGCTATCTGATTGAGGTAACACAAATTCCACTGCATGAGTTCAGCCACATAAAGCCATGCCAATGGTCAAAAGCAAAATGGATGAATATAGAATGgtgaaaaaaaacaacattgATATGGTGTGGCTGATCTGTCCATCAGCTAGAGCATTACGCAATATATTAATTATCCATGATCATTCAACACAAAGGTCTGGACAGAAAAGGAAATAACTTGTCATGGCATAAGAGGAAATGGTCCATGAGTTCAATTTTGCCTCCGCTCTATACCTCCCATTTAAAGTCAAAAGCTCTACATGTTGGACCCCACTTATTGAGAAGGAACCCATGTGCATTTGTAAGGAGAGAATGTTAGAAGAggagtgctacacatcccaaatttttctctcaaaagttagttcccaaataacgtgtcaccatctcatgagatttattattttgggaagtgtgtcaccaactcatgggatggtgacacatcatttgggaaccaacttttgggaaaaaaatttaggatgtgtaacatttctcatgTTAGAATAGTGGTTAAATTAAATTCACCGTTTCTCAtcaacttaggcttttgggACAAGTGCTAAGAAGGGAAAGTTAATTTCACTTTAGGTGCTTTGTTGAGTGAGAAAAATTAAGAAGGAAAGGAAATGAAGGGCCCCATATTAAAGATTGAAATAGACTCTTCTTCTCTCCATTTCCTCCTCAttggaagaaaacaaaatggtgGACCCAAAGGGAAGGGGGCTCACTCCATTTTGTTCCCTCCCTCTTTACCACTTAACCAGAGGATACCCCTTTTGAAGTCTCACCCTCTTTTACCCAAACATAACCTTGACATACAATTTCATGAAAAACTGTTAAAAGTGCAAAATCGTATTTAAATTTCCCTTCCAATACCCTACCTTTATGGGGCAAACACTGGGTACTAGTAAACATTCTTTTATATCTAGATATATTACATATATGACTTCTTAAACTTGTTAAGACATAactatttttttccaaatgaatAAAGCCATTTCAAAAGGTGTCCAGTTAATTGTGAACTGGATAAGGGTAAGGCTACTTCAGTGCAATACATACCACAACATTCATTACCCTTTTGTTAGGAGAGGGGCTAATGGCCACAGAGAGCGCGGAAAAATAAGACACAGCATTCTAGCATGATTTGGATATTTTTAATTGCATCCTTAGCTACATTCATTACTTGAGTCttgtaaaagaaattttaatccATATGCATTGAAGATGTTCTGCAGAAGAAAAAGGCAGGCATGGGAAGGAGGTGGGGAGGAGAAGTGAATCTAATCTAATCTTAACTATTATCTTCCATTCTCCTGAGGGAGAAgccttcttctctctctatccTTAACTAGGAAAGAAAGGTTCACATCCTTGACCAAGGATTTTCATTCAGACCTTAGTCTTATACATATCCATATTCCTGTAACTAACTTAAAAAGGTCAACAAAAGGCAGGCGCTTTTGGCATGGTCCAAATATCCAAtactttttgataaataagtaattcattgaaaagcaaATATCCAATACTTATGTGGCAATGTCACCAAGAGTCACAACTTCAattgtttcaaacaaaatacaatccaTTTCAACCGTACATATTGCTCaagttgttttttaaataagtcTAACAAAAGTATCACTTAAACAAACGCCTTTCAGCTTAAGACTTCAACTTGAGATATTAATAGCAGTAACAGCGGAGTCAGAACACATCAATAAACTATCCAACAGTGCATGCAGTAATGATTATGTAACTAAACATGCATCAAGAAGTCATAGctcagaacaaaaaaaaaacagacaaacCTCACTTCCAATTTTTGCATATTCTTCTTTCGAAATAAGATCAATATGAGCTCCAACTAAACGCTCAACCAGTAGATTGCCAGTCAATCCAGGATCTTGGTCCACAAGGACCTGCAGTTATCAAGAGATAATTAGCAACAAGGGTGCCAAACAACTTATTCAAGTATAGGTAAATTTTACAtgagatattttttttcaagggaGAGgggaaattcaaaaagaaaatagttgaCCTTTGAGGTTCGTAGTATAAGAAAACAGTCAAGATTCAGATACTTTGCAGCCACCGCAGTTGCACGGCAGTGGTTGCTTTGGATGCCTCCGATTGTTATGACACAGTCAGCACCCTGTGCCACGGCATCTGCCATCAAGAATTCCAATTTTCTGACTTTGTTCCCACTCAATTGCATTCCCGAAAGATCATCACGCTATAGAATTGCAAATTTTTCTGTCAGTGAAAACCAGGAAAGTGAAGAAGATATCTAAGGAGCATCTCAAACTTCAATACATTATATCAAGATCGCCATCCGTGCTCAGATTGCTCATAGGTGCAAACAGttcatatttcttcttcttgttgtgaCCACATAATAAAATGTGGTATCCACACATACACCACAAAAGGAATAGCTTCAACATTATGACCAAACGAAAATGAGAAAGACAACAGAAACACTCAAGAATGCTTTCGGggtaaaagatgaaaaaaaaataatgtaatgcAATAGAATAAAAGCTTCAAGCAAATCATATGCATGCATATGAAATGCACTCTTCCAATATTTCATGTGCAGCTAACACTGGCCCCAAAACCAAACTCTCAAAATAGTGAAACTTAACCAAAGTGGTTTCTGATTTCTCAATTCCTACAAATGGGCATCAACAACGCCATATAAGTCaaaaattgtgagaacttttgATCGCCATGTTAATACTTATCTCAGTTTTCATTAAATTTGTCCTGTTGATCTGTGATTACATTGCCACACCCCAACATACTTTAGTTCCTTGAATATAACATGTCAAacattttcaaaagaataaaccaccaaaaataacaaaatcaaatattgcaaaataagaataaaaaagagtAGTAAGGATGAGGTATAAGGAATTATTACCTTCAACCAGACCTCAGTGTTATTGGGCAAATTGGGAAAGTTCCATTTGTGGATTGGAGTTGGAAGCTGATAAAGAACAAGAGCAAACTGGTATGAGTCCAATTTGTAAGTTCTaatccaagaaaaagagaactaaaaagaagagaatttaGCTCACGTGGCCGAGACGGAAGACGTGAGAGGGGATGGGGTTGAGATGG from Corylus avellana chromosome ca6, CavTom2PMs-1.0 includes the following:
- the LOC132185754 gene encoding bifunctional D-cysteine desulfhydrase/1-aminocyclopropane-1-carboxylate deaminase, mitochondrial-like codes for the protein MSFCRWPVHPLSPLLPIPPINKSFSPQRLFCLSHSLTMDANSKIRDDDAPKQPTSFDFLTRKAYAPPSWASHLNPIPSHVFRLGHLPTPIHKWNFPNLPNNTEVWLKRDDLSGMQLSGNKVRKLEFLMADAVAQGADCVITIGGIQSNHCRATAVAAKYLNLDCFLILRTSKVLVDQDPGLTGNLLVERLVGAHIDLISKEEYAKIGSESLTNHLKEKLLNEGRRPYVIPVGGSNSLGTWGYIEAIREIEQQLQSGTSKIKFDDIVVACGSGGTVAGLSLGSWLSTLKAKVHAFSVCDDPDYFYDFVQGLLNGLEAGVNSRDIVNIQNAKGLGYAINTSEELKFVKEVAAATGVVLDPVYSGKAAYEMMKDMADNPKKWEGRKILFIHTGGLLGLYDKVEQMASFAGNWRRMDVHEEVPRRDGIGKMF